One genomic window of Microbacterium sp. BH-3-3-3 includes the following:
- a CDS encoding ABC transporter substrate-binding protein: protein MHHGLTDHSRPTRRRRGRGRSIALLAACAIVLAGCAAPDAAPAPEPEARTSLTVGVVGSLTSFNAESRTGDTAANRAVSELLDEQLGSLDGDLQVVPNDGLGRITRVEGDPLKVSYELFTDRTWSDGTPVTLDDLLFGWAVSSHFFDDATYDATGQIVSGTRYFDTAAPADPNARTARPSIDRAADTLTLTYDEPFADWNRQWLLDRPVHVVAQRAGVSVKDLLTAILTVPEGDPTAPVAPNPVLAAAAQAWNTGFDVPAGTAPDPASVVAAGPWTVASATTDTLTLARRDSYQGAHFPGLEGLTVRFFADRAAQLSAIEAGMVDVANIGDLDEDGLKTLTDAGLQVVTGPTTETLQLRFANGTAPALREATSRSLDRSVIVKDALGTVRPDAQPLQSFLSSPAAGQLYRDLTSGNGAPGTGSDVDGAREALDDRAAVLRVGYDATDEISAQVFARMVTMGATAGIAVRVATETETPDATLAWVGEDESLYRSARDRIAEGVDGPDTARLFAGLTNDTDPVDVLAAAKKIDQSLFTAYAGVPLLERTGAVVTAAGVGGVAYTSQPNGLPPAFWTWTPPQP, encoded by the coding sequence GTGCACCACGGGCTGACTGACCACTCACGACCGACTCGACGACGACGCGGACGGGGGCGGTCGATCGCCCTGCTCGCCGCCTGCGCCATCGTGCTCGCCGGGTGCGCTGCGCCCGACGCGGCTCCCGCGCCCGAGCCGGAGGCACGCACCAGCCTCACGGTCGGCGTGGTCGGCAGCCTCACGAGCTTCAACGCCGAGAGTCGCACCGGCGACACGGCGGCCAACCGTGCGGTGTCCGAGCTGCTCGACGAACAACTCGGTTCGCTCGACGGCGACCTGCAGGTCGTTCCGAACGACGGCCTCGGACGCATCACCCGCGTCGAGGGCGACCCCCTGAAGGTCAGCTACGAGCTGTTCACCGACCGCACGTGGTCGGACGGCACGCCCGTCACCCTCGACGACCTGCTGTTCGGCTGGGCGGTGTCGTCGCACTTCTTCGACGACGCCACGTACGACGCCACCGGGCAGATCGTCTCGGGCACGCGGTACTTCGACACCGCAGCCCCCGCCGACCCCAACGCGCGCACGGCGCGCCCGAGCATCGACCGTGCCGCCGACACCCTGACCCTCACCTATGACGAGCCGTTCGCCGACTGGAACCGCCAGTGGCTGCTCGATCGGCCGGTCCACGTCGTCGCGCAGCGCGCAGGGGTCAGCGTGAAGGACCTGCTCACCGCCATCCTCACGGTCCCCGAGGGCGACCCGACGGCGCCCGTCGCCCCCAACCCCGTGCTGGCGGCCGCCGCGCAGGCCTGGAACACGGGCTTCGACGTGCCCGCGGGAACGGCTCCCGATCCGGCATCCGTCGTCGCCGCCGGCCCCTGGACCGTCGCTTCGGCCACGACGGACACCCTCACCCTGGCCCGGCGCGACAGCTACCAGGGCGCGCACTTCCCCGGGCTCGAGGGCCTCACGGTCCGTTTCTTCGCGGATCGTGCGGCGCAGCTCTCGGCGATCGAGGCGGGAATGGTCGACGTGGCGAACATCGGCGACCTCGACGAGGACGGGCTGAAGACGCTCACCGACGCCGGTCTGCAGGTGGTCACCGGGCCCACCACCGAGACCCTGCAGCTGCGGTTCGCCAACGGCACCGCCCCCGCCCTGCGAGAGGCCACCTCGCGTTCGCTTGACCGCTCGGTGATCGTGAAGGACGCGCTGGGCACCGTGCGGCCCGACGCGCAGCCGCTGCAGTCGTTCCTGTCGTCGCCCGCGGCCGGTCAGCTCTATCGCGACCTCACCTCGGGCAACGGTGCGCCGGGAACGGGGAGCGACGTCGACGGTGCGCGCGAGGCGCTCGACGACCGCGCCGCGGTGCTGCGGGTGGGGTACGACGCCACCGACGAGATCTCGGCGCAGGTCTTCGCGCGCATGGTGACGATGGGGGCGACCGCGGGCATCGCCGTGCGCGTCGCGACCGAGACCGAGACTCCGGATGCCACCCTCGCCTGGGTCGGAGAGGACGAGAGCCTGTATCGCTCGGCCCGCGATCGGATCGCCGAGGGGGTCGACGGGCCCGACACCGCGCGCCTGTTCGCCGGACTCACGAACGACACCGACCCGGTCGACGTGCTCGCCGCGGCGAAGAAGATCGATCAGTCGCTGTTCACCGCGTACGCCGGTGTGCCCCTGCTCGAGCGCACGGGCGCGGTCGTGACCGCCGCCGGCGTCGGGGGAGTGGCCTACACGTCGCAACCGAACGGCCTGCCGCCCGCATTCTGGACCTGGACGCCGCCGCAGCCCTGA
- a CDS encoding CPBP family intramembrane glutamic endopeptidase: MWEIALVLLVTVGQSAIYSVVSFVRTVTRAPISQQQTQLNPSRSAEPLWDAVYQFLDIAFSLALVALVVFLLWEPANNALHRIGLDFRRFGSDILRGVLLLLLIGVPGIGVYAIGRALGQSIAVVPAPLDSSWWVIALLVLAALRAGLTEEVIFLGYLFDRLRRLGWSWTGIIVSTALLRGSYHLYQGWPSALGNVVMGLVFGWCYKRWGRVMPLVVAHTIIDIVAFVGYPLAAAWWPAIFAPPTPAVTPTPSPTVTP; encoded by the coding sequence ATGTGGGAGATCGCCCTCGTCCTGCTCGTCACCGTGGGCCAGTCCGCGATCTACTCGGTGGTGTCATTCGTGCGCACCGTGACCCGGGCGCCCATCTCGCAGCAGCAGACGCAGTTGAATCCGTCGCGCAGCGCCGAACCGCTCTGGGACGCCGTCTACCAGTTCCTGGACATCGCTTTCTCGCTGGCTCTGGTCGCGCTCGTCGTCTTCCTCTTGTGGGAGCCGGCGAACAATGCGCTGCACCGGATCGGTCTGGATTTCCGGCGGTTCGGCAGCGACATTCTGCGCGGGGTGCTGCTGCTTTTGCTGATCGGCGTTCCGGGGATCGGGGTGTACGCGATCGGACGCGCGCTCGGCCAGAGCATCGCCGTCGTTCCGGCCCCCCTGGACTCGTCGTGGTGGGTCATCGCTCTGCTGGTGCTCGCGGCCCTTCGGGCGGGGCTCACCGAGGAGGTCATCTTCCTCGGGTACCTCTTCGACCGCCTGCGACGCCTCGGCTGGTCGTGGACGGGGATCATCGTGTCGACGGCGTTGCTGCGCGGCAGCTATCACCTCTACCAGGGGTGGCCCTCGGCGCTGGGCAACGTCGTCATGGGACTCGTGTTCGGCTGGTGCTACAAGCGCTGGGGCCGCGTCATGCCGCTCGTCGTGGCGCACACGATCATCGACATCGTGGCCTTCGTGGGCTACCCGCTGGCAGCGGCGTGGTGGCCCGCGATCTTCGCCCCGCCGACCCCCGCGGTCACGCCCACACCGTCGCCGACCGTCACCCCGTGA
- a CDS encoding ABC transporter family substrate-binding protein: MRALTAGAGVAVAALALAGCTTTATPEGGASSTGGTVTIATTNAFTSFNGDTPEANLDTNGMVGYLTGVSGGLGLGGFQRLDKDFSILDNTDFGTYETVSEDPLTVKYTINEGLTWSDGEPINADDMLVNWAINSGYFDDAKLDPATSEVTNGGTQYFSLAGSTAGLDTTAFPTISDDNMSMTLVYSQPFVDYELVNPIGKPAHVLAEKAGVSESEFVDLLKSLPEGNPDAPVAPNATLKAAADFWNTGYDVTAMPTDQSLLVASGPFIVTDFTPEQSITLGKNPNYKGEMSPAYDQLIIRFIGDSNAQVTALQNGEVQAIQPQASADTLTALENANATVHSGSQLAYDHVDLTFGGVFADANVREAFLKTIPRQQILDSIIKPVNPDANVLNSQIFLPTDGDQYTTAVSSSGYDAFTEPDIEGAKALLNGATPTVRILYNTNNPNRVDSFRAIQQSAQQAGFVIEDAGSPDWSKLLGSGSYDASIFGWVSPGAGNAALPQIFKSGGGGNYNNYSNSAVDTLVDETQVTVDTTKLADLKVQIDTATAKDFYGLPLFQSPGLFADNGSVTGVDYFGGQTGIVWNAQEWTLAG, encoded by the coding sequence ATGCGCGCCCTTACGGCGGGAGCAGGAGTCGCGGTCGCGGCTCTGGCCCTTGCCGGTTGCACCACCACCGCCACCCCCGAGGGCGGTGCGTCGTCCACCGGCGGCACCGTCACCATCGCCACGACGAACGCGTTCACCTCGTTCAACGGCGACACCCCCGAGGCCAACCTCGACACCAACGGCATGGTCGGTTACCTGACCGGTGTCAGCGGCGGCCTGGGCCTCGGTGGCTTCCAGCGTCTCGACAAGGACTTCTCGATCCTCGACAACACCGACTTCGGCACGTACGAGACGGTCTCCGAGGACCCCCTCACGGTCAAGTACACGATCAACGAGGGTCTCACCTGGTCGGATGGCGAGCCCATCAACGCCGATGACATGCTCGTCAACTGGGCCATCAACTCGGGCTACTTCGATGACGCCAAGCTCGACCCCGCGACCAGCGAGGTCACCAACGGCGGCACGCAGTACTTCAGCCTCGCCGGCAGCACCGCGGGTCTCGACACCACCGCCTTCCCCACGATCAGCGACGACAACATGTCGATGACGCTGGTGTACTCGCAGCCCTTCGTGGACTACGAGCTCGTCAACCCGATCGGCAAGCCGGCCCACGTGCTCGCCGAGAAGGCCGGCGTGTCGGAGTCCGAGTTCGTCGACCTGCTCAAGTCGCTGCCCGAGGGCAACCCCGACGCGCCCGTCGCCCCCAACGCGACGCTCAAGGCCGCGGCCGACTTCTGGAACACCGGCTACGACGTCACCGCCATGCCGACCGACCAGAGCCTGCTCGTCGCGAGCGGTCCGTTCATCGTGACCGACTTCACGCCCGAGCAGAGCATCACGCTGGGCAAGAACCCCAACTACAAGGGCGAGATGTCCCCCGCGTACGACCAGCTGATCATCCGCTTCATCGGTGACTCGAACGCTCAGGTCACGGCGCTCCAGAACGGTGAGGTCCAGGCCATCCAGCCGCAGGCCTCCGCCGACACGCTGACCGCGCTCGAGAACGCGAACGCCACGGTCCACTCGGGCAGCCAGCTCGCGTACGACCACGTCGACCTGACCTTCGGCGGTGTCTTCGCCGACGCCAACGTCCGTGAGGCCTTCCTCAAGACGATCCCGCGCCAGCAGATCCTCGACTCGATCATCAAGCCGGTCAACCCCGACGCCAACGTGCTCAACTCGCAGATCTTCCTGCCCACCGACGGCGACCAGTACACCACCGCCGTCTCCTCGAGCGGATACGACGCGTTCACCGAGCCCGACATCGAGGGCGCCAAGGCGCTGCTCAACGGTGCCACCCCGACCGTTCGCATCCTCTACAACACCAACAACCCGAACCGTGTCGACAGCTTCCGCGCCATCCAGCAGTCGGCGCAGCAGGCCGGCTTCGTGATCGAGGACGCCGGTTCGCCCGACTGGAGCAAGCTCCTCGGCAGCGGCAGCTACGACGCGTCGATCTTCGGTTGGGTCTCGCCCGGTGCCGGTAACGCCGCGCTCCCGCAGATCTTCAAGAGCGGCGGCGGCGGTAACTACAACAACTACAGCAACTCGGCCGTCGACACCCTCGTCGACGAGACCCAGGTCACGGTCGACACGACCAAGCTGGCCGACCTCAAGGTGCAGATCGACACGGCCACGGCGAAGGACTTCTACGGTCTGCCGCTGTTCCAGTCGCCCGGTCTGTTCGCTGACAACGGTTCCGTGACGGGCGTCGACTACTTCGGCGGCCAGACCGGCATCGTCTGGAACGCACAGGAGTGGACGCTCGCGGGTTGA